Below is a window of Blastopirellula marina DNA.
CCGGTAAACGCTTCGTTGAATCCGTCTCGACAAGACCTGATTTCACGATGTTGACGTTAATTCCCTTGTCGCCGACTTCCAGTGTTAGGTGACGTGCTAGGCTTTCTAAGGCGGCTTTGGAACTTCCGATCAGCCCGTACCATGGCAACGCCATGTCGCTTCCGTGACTGCTGATTCCGATCACCTTGGCTCGGCCTTGGCTTTTCTCAAGCAGCGGCATCGCGCCTTGAACGAGATACAGCATTGCCAACACATTCGTGTGGTAGGTGTTCTCAAAATGTTTTTCGTTAGCAGCAAGCAGTGGGCGGAATCCACCAGTCGCCGCGTTGCTGACAATGATATCGAGCTGCTGAATGTGTTCGCCGATGTATTCCATCATCGATTCGACATCGTCCTTCTGGCTTACGTCGGCTTTCACGACGAACGAACGACGCCCCATTGCGCGGATTTCCTTGGCCGTTTCCATGGCAGCCGTTCGCGAGGTAACGTAGTTGACGATAACGTCGGCCCCGGCTTCGGCCAGACGCAACGCACAGGCACGTCCCATGCCGCGGGAGCTGCCGGTCACCAGGGCAATTTTCCCCGTCAGGTCGATCATGATGTTTTTCCTTGGTAACGAATGGGAATGGTATCTCGTTTGGTATGGGCATGATCAGGGTTCATAGCCCGATCAATATAATTCTGAAAATGGTAAACGCGCTCTTCACGCGTTGAGATCAAACCGCCCAACGGCTGATCGACTGATCGCATTCCAGCTTGCATTTGAGCCAATACCTGGGCATCTTCTTCGCCAACCTGACAGAGAAAGTCATTGGCCCAACGGCTAACTAAGAAGCGGTTCCATAATCGACGCACTTGACCCTGACGGCCGACGTGGCACATCAGGCGGACGATCGAAAGGGATTGATGCGCCGACAACGGTACGATGCATTCGACCCAACGGTAGAGCGAAAGGTGGGCGATCATCACGTTCGGATAGTGAGCGACATGGCGATAGATTGGATTCCGATCGCGGCCAACCAACAAGTGCCCGAACTTGTCGAGCGTCGTGCGAAATGACTTTTCCTCGTGAAAGTCGACCGTGAGTGAACTTCCCCAGTCGTCGAGTGTATGCTCGCACTGTTCCTCCGTAGGTGACTCGCCGAACGTCTTTGGATGAACTTCGGTTGTGTGATAAGACTCAAGGGCGTTTTCGATCAGGCACTTCCAGTTCGCGTCGATTGTTCGCGTCAGCGTGATCGCGGTATGCATTTCGGGAGTGAACCAAGACGCGTAGGTCTGATACATTTCACCCAGGAATTCTGTCAACGAGGGCCCTTCGTCCGCGAGATTGATAAAGATCAATTCGCCGCAGCATTCGGCGCGATACTTCTTCAAACCCAACATGCCTTGCTTCAACGGGCGAAACGATTTGGCATCTGGGATCTTGCGAACATTTCCAGTCTCATCGAACTGCCAACCATGGTATTGGCAATTCAAACGATCCGTCGTGCCGCAGATTTTGTCGGTCAGCTTGCAATAACGATGCGAACAAACATTTAGGAAGCAATGAATGTCTTCCCCCGAATTCCACAAAATGAGCGGGCGACCGTAGAGCTCGAAGGTAACAAAGCTACCGTCCTGGGGCAGTTCGCTTTTCAGGGCGACCGCATGCCAAGTCGGAAGTAGGAGCTTGTTAACTTCACGTTTTAGGAATTCTTCGCTCGTATACGAATCTC
It encodes the following:
- a CDS encoding SDR family oxidoreductase, coding for MIDLTGKIALVTGSSRGMGRACALRLAEAGADVIVNYVTSRTAAMETAKEIRAMGRRSFVVKADVSQKDDVESMMEYIGEHIQQLDIIVSNAATGGFRPLLAANEKHFENTYHTNVLAMLYLVQGAMPLLEKSQGRAKVIGISSHGSDMALPWYGLIGSSKAALESLARHLTLEVGDKGINVNIVKSGLVETDSTKRLPGADQMFAHRKDKTMMGERMLSIEDIANAVVFLASPLADLIQGETLVVDGGAAVHV
- a CDS encoding aromatic ring-hydroxylating oxygenase subunit alpha, which gives rise to MFLSTEHHPQILPRDSYTSEEFLKREVNKLLLPTWHAVALKSELPQDGSFVTFELYGRPLILWNSGEDIHCFLNVCSHRYCKLTDKICGTTDRLNCQYHGWQFDETGNVRKIPDAKSFRPLKQGMLGLKKYRAECCGELIFINLADEGPSLTEFLGEMYQTYASWFTPEMHTAITLTRTIDANWKCLIENALESYHTTEVHPKTFGESPTEEQCEHTLDDWGSSLTVDFHEEKSFRTTLDKFGHLLVGRDRNPIYRHVAHYPNVMIAHLSLYRWVECIVPLSAHQSLSIVRLMCHVGRQGQVRRLWNRFLVSRWANDFLCQVGEEDAQVLAQMQAGMRSVDQPLGGLISTREERVYHFQNYIDRAMNPDHAHTKRDTIPIRYQGKTS